From one Lycium barbarum isolate Lr01 chromosome 6, ASM1917538v2, whole genome shotgun sequence genomic stretch:
- the LOC132600097 gene encoding uncharacterized protein LOC132600097 — protein sequence MVIRDDHEGLYGLDHHNFESMNPQINDHDNEYLNTSLLLKSRSMSSDSDEDGRSKRLRPSSESNSEDGDMNEAALLGLTLNKTPSFVNLIESQLSEENKKGSSSSSTPRRGRPTTSSRHENNQMNSSRNAGRNKSRMEDFPNASEKLKASNFPAIKLTIGKWERVSRYEGDLIAKCYYAKQKLVWEILDGPLKSKIEIQWSDIVAIRATIQPGDQPGILELELNQPPSFYRETNPQPRKHTLWQQTSDFTRGQAPIYRWHCVRFPPGVLDKHYEKLLRYDARLNELSKQPFPHQSCPYFESNNLELSDISFDNNYGSQFFPRMHHPFHLSYSSSVLLPNHPMPNKSTMMTPARHFSSSFPVSDQRRRNYAHINQRRVLWGQGSNNLVNAAMGDQTIGMLPGLTTPPANWVIPTQDHQVMYQQNDSMGNNPDNVALNYITNHLLDDNQVASSNEPNLVANVDSMYSLLEHHENGSLDATGDVPGLNFGYQVMYNYEQDVVPVVPNNGMIYAEPISWMVSQEANQNLNLEQTMEHSAISSTYADTIYGGYPTLDVNQDV from the exons ATGGTTATAAGAGATGACCATGAGGGTTTATATGGGCTTGATCATCATAACTTTGAATCTATGAACCCACAGATTAATGATCATGATAACGAGTATCTGAACACCAGTCTCCTGCTAAAAAGCCGGAGTATGAGTTCAGATTCTGATGAAGATGGTCGCTCGAAAAGGTTAAGGCCGTCATCAGAATCCAATTCAGAG GATGGAGATATGAACGAGGCAGCCCTTCTTGGTCTAACACTAAATAAGACACCATCTTTCGTGAACTTAATAGAATCACAACTTTCAGAAGAGAATAAGAAAGGGAGTTCTTCTAGCAGCACTCCACGTCGAGGGAGACCAACAACTTCTTCTCGCCATGAAAATAATCAAATGAATTCTTCGAGAAATGCTGGTAGAAATAAGTCAAGGATGGAGGATTTTCCTAATGCTTCTGAAAAATTGAAGGCTTCCAACTTCCCTGCTATAAAGCTCACAATTGGCAAATGGGAG AGAGTTTCAAGGTATGAAGGTGATTTAATAGCGAAATGCTATTATGCCAAGCAAAAATTAGTATGGGAAATTCTGGATGGACCTCTTAAAAGCAAGATTGAAATTCAATGGTCAGACATTGTTGCTATTAGAGCCACCATTCAACCTGGTGACCAACCAGGAATTCTGGAGCTTGAG TTGAACCAACCACCTTCTTTTTATCGTGAAACAAATCCTCAACCTCGAAAGCATACATTGTGGCAGCAGACATCAGATTTTACTAGAGGTCAAGCTCCCATTTACAg GTGGCATTGTGTTAGATTTCCTCCAGGAGTACTTGACAAGCACTATGAGAAGTTGCTACGTTATGATGCAAGGCTGAATGAACTAAGCAAACAACCTTTTCCTCACCAATCATGTCCTTATTTTGAATCAAACAATCTTGAGCTTTCAGATATCTCATTTGACAATAACTACGGATCTCAGTTTTTTCCGAGGATGCATCATCCTTTTCACTTGTCTTATTCTTCGTCGGTTTTACTCCCTAACCATCCAATGCCCAATAAATCAACAATGATGACACCTGCCAGACATTTCAGTTCAAGTTTTCCAGTTTCAG ATCAGAGGAGACGCAACTATGCACATATCAACCAAAGGAGGGTGCTTTGGGGCCAAGGATCAAACAACTTGGTGAATGCTGCTATGGGAGATCAAACTATTGGAATGCTGCCCGGTTTGACAACACCACCAGCCAATTGGGTTATTCCAACCCAGGATCATCAGGTGATGTATCAACAGAATGACTCGATGGGAAATAATCCAGATAATGTAGCACTAAATTATATAACGAACCACTTGCTGGACGATAATCAAGTGGCATCCTCCAACGAACCAAATCTAGTTGCAAATGTGGACTCGATGTACTCATTGCTCGAGCACCACGAGAATGGAAGCCTTGATGCTACAGGTGATGTACCTGGCTTAAACTTCGGTTATCAGGTGATGTACAATTATGAACAGGATGTTGTACCAGTCGTACCAAACAATGGAATGATTTACGCAGAGCCAATTAGTTGGATGGTTTCTCAAGAGGCAAATCAAAATCTAAATCTGGAACAAACCATGGAGCATTCAGCTATTTCTTCTACCTATGCTGATACAATCTATGGAGGTTATCCAACTCTAGATGTGAATCAAGATGTATGA